A stretch of DNA from Cryptomeria japonica chromosome 4, Sugi_1.0, whole genome shotgun sequence:
GATGTAATACGAGATTTGATCTTCTATTTGGGACACGAAGACAATATTCTCCACCGCAAGAGGTTGTTCATAGAAAGGAAAAATGGTAGTTTGCTGGGGAAACACGAGTTGTTCAGAGGTAGAGCATTCGACGCTCAAATTCTCTGCATTCTCACCGGTGAGTTATTCTCTGAAATGCTGACCATTacttttattgtttattgtttatctccAATTATAGTTAagaattgaatttcaaaaatgTTTTACTGCATAGAATATGGTTTGCATCAATTTTACAACTAACTTGACTGGGATGTGCACGAATTTCACATATATAACTAGCAGTGATAATCAATGCACAATTTTCTTATTGGATTTGCTTTGTAATTGATACATGCAGGCCCTATGGAGGAAAATGACTGGTATGATATGAATTTCCCCGAAACAGAATCTCTGTTGTTACTCTTCACTTCCACAGAATACTGCCTTCCCCCATTTCTCAAAACCATGAAAAAGCTGAAGTTTCTGATGATATCCAATTGCGGTATAGACAAAGCAACAGTTGAAGGTCTAGATGTCTTATCGTCACTCAATCAGCTTAAGAGTGTCCGCATGGAGAGGTTGATTTCACCCCTTGGTGGAAAACAGGGCATTGAAGCACTGCAGAACATAGAGAAGCTATCTTTGAGCTTATGTGAAGGATTTGAAAATATACCCGCATTCACCAGTTTACAAGATTTAAATCTGGACCACAACAATACTTTGGAGGAGTTGCCCCTCGGTATCTGCAATATACCCTCCATTCTGTCCTTTTCTATTACCAACTTCCATCAGCTTCAAAATATACCACATGATTTTGGGAAAATGAGAAATCTAAGAATGTTAAGGTTATCGGCATTACCATGCTTGGAACAGCTCCCTGCTTCAATTGGAAAGCTTGAACAGTTGGAGTATCTAAACATTTCACTATGTGAGATCTTGACAGAGCTTCCAAATGAAATAGGACAACTCAAGAAATTGAGGGAGCTTAATATGAGAGAGTGTTCCAGTTTGACAACGCTACCTTCAACTGTTTGTGAACTATGTTCCTTGAAGCTTGTTACCTGTGATGAGACGATTGGGAAGCAGTGGTTGCGGGCTAAGAACACTTCTATTCCGGATCTTAGTGTTCAAATTGTGGAAGCATACTTTAGTTTGGATTGGCTTGATATCTGACTTCTTTTCTTATCTCTCATCGTGAAGGACAAGAACCGAGGATATTGGCATACTTTGTAAAAGAAAATTATAGTTTTTCATGTTGACTGGCACAAATCGATGTAAAGTTTTCTAATATTTCAGCCTATCATTATGATAAATTCTTGTGGCAGTTCAATGCAGTaaaaattattttcttgattgTACATACATAACGAACGTATTCTCTATCCCAATAGATAATCAATAAAATTTGTAAATGGGTGGGAGTTGTCCAGACATCAATTAAATTTGATCTCTGTAAGTTTCTATGAATGTAAGTTAGATCGGTGTTTTATGTACAGATTCGTCAAATTTTATAATTACAAATTATTTTGTTTAATTATTCTATTGTAATATATGTTAGAATAATAAATAATTGAATCATCACATGGTGTTAAACTTATAAAACTTAGACAATTGACTTTCAAGAGAAATTGGCCATAAATTTCATGGAGGAAATAGTTGTGTGAACATTAAAGTGGGCATTGAGTTTTAAAGTTAAGTAAAATGACATTCAACATTTGATAATGAGAAAAAAAATTCTCTCACTCATTTCTTGAAAAGTAAACCAAAATTATAAAAGGTTTCTAAAATGGAGTTTGTAGAGAAAACTCAACATTTGATCTTAAATCAACTTAACATTCTCCCATTTTAAGAGTGTCGGTAAGTTCAAACATTATGTGTGTTTGCATTTAGCAATATTTTATTGTACTATTAAATTTCTAATATAAATATATagctaaatttattttttaatgcatTGAGAGCATATTGTTCATGAAAAAtaatatattgtattatataaacaagcatattgttattttttaaatgGTCTATAATTGACATGTTTTTTGTCATATAATTGATTGTTACATTTAAGTTGGTGTTGTTTAACATCCTCAATAGATAAAGGTATGCTTTTATGAAATCTCACCCATTTAGGATTTGTGTGAACATTTTTCATCACATAGCTAATATATATGGTGTTGCCTTATACTTCATACAAATCCTTATCATCATGTCTCTAAGGGAGTGATTGATCACACATAATTCACTTTTGATGATTCAAGTTTCTCCAAATTGTATTCTAGATTCGTTATTTTTTAAGTTCATACAAAAACTGAGTAAAGTTAACCCTTTGACAAGGTTAAAGAATCAAAGAAAAAGATGGTGattaatttatcatatgttactatCATCTAACCTATGTTTAACATCTTAAAGAAAGGATTTAATTTTAAACTATTGCACATAATTGCACCCCAAAATAAATCAAGAAATCAAGAAAAACACTACATTGCTAAGTTAATTTGCATAAGAAACAAGCTAGATTGTGCTATATaactcagatataccaaagtactTAAGAGTTATACACCCAAGAAAAAGAACAAAAGGTAAAATGTTCAAAAGAAAAGTTTTAAAAATAGATGTAGCACCACAAAATATGATAGTGATAACTATTGTATAAGTTACCTATTGGTATTTGCCATATACCATCCTCTCTCATATGGTCCCTTATATATAAATTACCTCTTGTTGAAATTTCCATATCCTATACACTCTCACATGGTCTATTCTATGATTGTCATCTACTTTAGAAAGCAACCTATGGTCTTATAAATATGATCTATCTAAGAATGTTAAGGTTGTCGACATCACAAGGCCTTAAAAGAGCTTGTCTCAtcaattgaaaaagtgaaatagTTGGAGTTTATCTAGACTTTTCAGTATGCTCTTGTGTCATTATCCTTACTCACTTCATACATGTCTCTCTTGTCTTCTTTGAATGTTTTTTCTTTGACAAAATTCATACATCCTATTGTGCTTTAATGGCTATCCATCAAATATTCAAGAGATCTCATTACAACAAAAGTAGGGaggatattataaaatattatcaaTCCAATATTCTATTCCTACCAATTTTATTCTCTTCAAAATCCCAAAAAAAAATTCCATAAATTGATTTTATTCTTACCCTTCCCTCTCAatattccacaagattatattattTGGTCAGTTTTTGTCCAACTTATAGATAACCTATGGGGATGAGATTCCACCATAATGGTGTACTAGAAGAAACCCATTCCCCCATCTCTTTACTATATTCTCATGCCTACACCTTCCTCCTTAATTATAATTTCATAATCGGTCATGCCCTGACCTAAGATCATGCCTATAATAAATATCAAACCTTAGTATTAAATACCAAACCCTAGGTGGCTGAATATAAGAGAGTTGATCCCAATATGAGAGAAAATAAAGTATATCAAACCCCAGGTGAATGGGAATAGAGATTTGGCCCCAAAGATGAATAAATAAAATTTCGTCATGTTGATTTAAAAGAGGGTGGAATAAGATTCAGGAACTGACTAaggaaaatatatatttaaataatgttGATGTTTTTAATAAGGCCAACTTTTGGTGAAGAATTTCTCCTCTTTGAAGAGTTATATATAGAAGATAAGAAGGAAAAATAATGGAACAACTAGGAAAtgagattttattaaatttaagcaGAAACCACAAACCAACAAATGAAATTTTGAGATCTGATTGGAGAGAGAGTAATAGTTTGATCTAAAATATAAGATAGTTTTGGTCTACAAGAAGTAATATAAGATAGTTTTGGTCTACAAGAAGTAATCATAAAATCATATGAAGATGAATAAAATTATCTACAATCATCAATAAAATGAAACACAAATACAAATTAGGGTAAAGATCCTTGTTGAGTAGTGAGGGCAAACTAGGTAAGGACTATAATAATCTAGACCCAAAATTATTATATAAAATGGAGAATAGCTTTAATAATTATCTTTGTGGTATGCCTAATTTCTATAACCTATGTATCATAAGATAGCAATTATTATATCATCGTGAGTCTCCGACATATCAAACCTCATTTTTGGATTAGTCGAATCTACAATAAGAGGCCCAGTCGCAAACATCTAATCATTATATGTCTtggtcttgtgtgtgtgtgtgtgcgcgcacgcGCGCGCGCGCGCTTGAACATAAATATATTTGTAACCTCGCAAGAAATCATATAAGGGAAGGAGGTGTAAGGAAGGCGAGCAGTTATAAAATTGTCATCTAAGTCTTGAGCACCCTGAATGGGTGTCCTATGTGCCTGCAACTAGGGCCAAGAGAGTGAGTGTATTCTCTTGGGCTTAGATAAGTAGATTACAAGGCCCCCTTATTTCAATCTCATTTCCCATCTATATAATGATTTACTACTGACTTCAAGGGATGAGGCATGAATAACAAAAGAAGATACAAGCTCTCCACTAGGTAGACCACCCCAAGCAGATGTCTAATATGCTTTCAATTGTGGCCAAGAGGGTGAGTGTCCTCTCTTGGGCTTAGTGTGGGGATGGCTTTAGGCAGACCTATCATGGTTCCTCCTCCCAACTCTATTGAGATTGAATACTAGTTAGTAATATAGATATGGTCTATCTTATTAAATTGAGGTAATTTCATGTTCtcatcaaaccctaatcattaaaaATTATGTGTATATATCATTGGTTGTAGTTGCAGCATTTAATCTTGAGTTTTATCTTGTTAAAGGGGAGGTTTACATGGTTAAGATATATCTCTAACCATATTCCATCTCTTTCTTTTATTGAAAGTGTGATTCTAGGGAAAGTTTTAGGGTAAATCTAGAATGAGACATTACATAATCGTTTAGCAATGTCAATACCACTAACATCCTATCTATCCTCTTCTCTCAAGAATGAcccttcatttttaaaaaaaaaaaattcttccataTTCATCCATTGTGGAAGTGGTTGATATGGATGATGTGACACCATTGTCCACCAAGCATGAGAAAACTAATTCCTAGAGGGATATCTATATTTTATAAGTAATagtattgtttctctctttcttaCACAATATAAGGTTATTATTTGATTTATGGTAAGGTGATAAAACTATTTAGGGTTTCTTTCATAACTTTTTTGGTTTATAATATACATTTTGGTATGCATGAAAAAATTTCACCTTAAAGCATGACCATATATATTTTTTATGCAttgtttgcatttttttattttatgaagatGTCATCCTTTTTTAGATCTATCatctatttatattatttttgttcttgttgttttatattattcttgttctttttttttagTATTATTCTTTTCTTAGCATTATATCTCTAATTGTTATCTATTGTAGGGAAAAAATTTATTACTTTATAGTGATTATCCTACTTATTAAGATCACAAAAGTATGTATTCCATTGATTCTAAGTAGAACTCATTTCAACTTGAGGCTTATCCACCATTGATTCTAAGTAGAACTCATTACTTTAGATCTTTCATCTATTATAAAATTATTCTTGTCTTCCCATCAATAGGACCTCAAAAGTAATTCTCTTTAAAGGAGATTACTTCACATATTTTGGATGTTATTCTACATCACTACTAAATAGCCTAGTAAATCAACTGTactatataaatcaattctttATTTTTCTTCCATGAGTAGATTTTCTCATATCAACCCAAAActtgaataatttttatttatggTGCTTTCTCCATTCAACATCCATGGACTATCTAAGATATTTTATCCATTCATGTCTGGGCACAAATGAGGGGTATCCTCTTTTACAGCTATAATTTTCTCCCCTATTAAGAAAAAACCTTTTATGAAAGGAGTAATTGAGAGAAGATGGGTCCATCTCCATATTTCATTGGTTAACTACCTTGTCCCTCTATCATTTACATGAGATgtgattataataaatattatgTGATAGATCCCTTGATATTAAATCAATCCACTCTATCTATGTAGTTATACtgaaagaagagtttgaaatgAGACAAGCTAAGAACATAGGCAAtcattcataaataaataaataaaattagtatTATTTTTTATCGTGTAAGGCCTAGTCTATTCTCTTAATCTTGCACTATATTATACTCCTTTGCCTGAAATTTTATGTGTGTGTTCTTGAGCCTCTTTCCCACTTACTATTTTCTAAATCTACAAAAATGTTTCCTAGAAAAATCATCTCTATGACCTAGATGTTTCTACAATCAATTGAGAGTATCAAGGGATAATTATAAGCATCTGTAAgatttaattttctaaattcttatttTTGATTGGTTGATTATCATAGTAATTGTAAAACCTTCTCAGTGTCTTgagaaatctcttttcaaaatatACGATCTTATTTCTTTGAATATTATTGATTATTAAATTAGATTTTGCTCTTAAATTGTTTTTAGTTGTTGTATTacaactaaatcaaattttaaattgatTGATGGGATTTAACACATAGTGTTGGCTCTCTATTTCATATTTATAAGAGTagttttcatgttttttttaataaattatattgcCAATTGACTAAAGCACAAGTGTACTCTTTAGTTAAACTATTCTAGTTTATTCCATTGATCTCTTTTCTTAAGTAATATACTTATAAGGATCTACCAAGTTACAATGTTCAAAAATATTGGTTAAATATTTTTGGAGTTGGTGTCTAATATACCTTCAAAGATCGCTTGTTAATTGGATTTCCCAACCCATTCATAACTTCCCATACAATATTAACATTCTcacttataaattttaattttttgaattgtTTTTTCTATGTGAATAACCAATGGCAGAATATGTCTAATACCAAGAACAAGGGCCCCTACAATgatcttgcaaaaaaaataaaaaaatcaatggaGTGATTATTGTTTGATTGTATATCGGCTCAAGCGTGTCAACTTTAGGTGTAATTCAATATTTTACTATTCATAAGAAACTTTTTCATTAACTATATTAGCAGCATTATAATAGAGATCTACTTTAGTAAGGATTTTTTAATAAGGCATGAGCTAAGTGAAAGAGACATAATAAGGGACTATGTCCAAGCATTGTTTGAAATCATCCTCATGATCTTGTGAAGGGTCTTAAGACTCGAGCATAATTTATAGTGTTCACTCAAgcctttaaaattttaaaaagatcTTAAATATTTTTATCTATTTGCTTATAGATTTTATTTCTTGATCTAAGTTGTGTGACTAGAAAGATTGGAAGAACTCCTTCAAATATTGGTTGCCAACCCTTAAcaatgattttgaattttgatatgatCTCCTCTAGCTATATGCAAATCCACAACATGCTCTAAGTAGCACAATTTAGGAACATAATGTTGTTAAAAAAATTGGAAGCACATCAATCCAAGGTAAATGGAGAACTAACTGAGATCCAATGAAATGGTCACATAGGACTTGTGGTGTATCTTAGTTTATCAATGGTTATAGATAATAAAAGAAATGTCTAGTGTAAGTTGTGACATCAAACCACCATGCAATCCAACCCATGCCATCTTGGAGTCACTTGACACAAGGTTCTAAAAATGGTGTACATCAACAAGTGTGGGCTTGCAAGAAGAGAAAGCACTTGCAAATAGTATTTTTCTTAGGTAATGAGGTTTAATAACTTTCTTGGAGAAATAAGTATAATCTAATAGGGCTACCACCACTTGGCTTACATTATCATTAGTATTGGCTTGAAAATATCTTGTAGATGTCAAGACTTTAGTAATTCCACTATTATCATGTCTTATATTATGAACATTAATTTAAAGACCCGTTATTCAAAACATTATAATCATGCTTATGATTATCTCGCATTATAACTAAAAGACACTTTCTAAttttatacataaaaaaaaaattctaaaataagtaTTCGATAAACCTACATATAATGCTTCCTTAAATATAATAGATATCACCATTTTATAATTAAAAACgaaaatagaataatttttttgaaagtaCTGTAAGTGTAGCTTAAAtactttatttaaaaaataaaataaaagattgtCCCATCAAAAGTAAGCTTACGCAATGATAACTTATAAGACCCCAAGTGCGGTCATAAAAGGCTCCTCTATGTTTTTATATGACGGAAGAATATTTTCTGTGTGTTCAGGTAAAACAGAACGCGCCAAAAGTCAGCTTCCTATGTCCGTGAATGGAAGCAAACCCGAACTTTCCTACTAATTTGTTCAACCAGTTTAACACATGTCCTTCTGAAAACACATTTAAGATGAAAGGAATGCAACGAGTCAATACGAAATCATTTCGAAGAAACATGTTTTGCACATTCATGCGAAAGGGAGTATGAAAGAAAGGAAATCTCTTACGCACATTCATGCGAGGAACGAGGAAAAATCTCCTACAGATTCCTGCGAAAGAGAGTATGAAAGGCAATAAACGCAGATTCCTTTGCAACTTCAATAAAACCGAGTCGTTTGATATTTGCTGGTGCTTATTTCTTATATAAAGAAGGCAATTATATTTGCAAAGAGAAGAAATCACAGATAAGAAACTTTGTAAGGACAAGGAGCTTGACTGTTTTTGAATATTTCAACAATGGTTTCGATGATTGCAAACTGTATGCATGGGGAATCGCACAAGGCTTGGATGAGGGCAACGAACAAGATTTGTAAAAGAAAAGGGTTATATAGATTGCCGCAGATCAGTACTGACTCCTTAACAGATGTACTTTGTCAGCATCTGCAATATGCCCTCCATTTTGGCAGTATTGACTCCTTAGATGATGTACTCAAGGAATGTTTCTTAGACTTGGGGTTATTTCCCGCAGACAAGAAAATATGTGCTGATGCACTTCTGGACATTTGGGTTTATGTTCGAAAGCTACCAAGGCATAATGCTTCTGCCATCTTACCAGAACTCGCAAGAAGAAATCTGCTAGATTTAACTAGCAATGCGAGGTAATTGACCTTTGCGTTTgtatattcaatttattttaatcacGTTTTTCAACACTAAGCTGACATGCTTTCACTTTAACAGAGAAAGTACAACCAACCAATATGGAAATGCTTCAGAGGTATACTTTTCCCAGCATGATGGAACGCGAGATTTGGCCTTGTATTTTGGGCACCATGACAATATACTACACCGCAAGAGGTTGGTCATAGAAAGGAAGGACTTTTGTTCGTTAGAGAAATGGGAGTTGCTCAGAGACACGGCATTTGAGACTCAAATTCTCTCCATTCTCACCGGTGAGTTATTCAGAAACTTGTACACGTCCATTTTACTCcagaaaaatatttctttgttattctaatCATTCTTTTTCATGTTCATTGCTGATGTCCATAGTaaagaattgaatttgaaaatgattTTCTGAATAGAATGCGGTCTACATCACTTTTCTAAGTAACTTGGCCGGCATGTGCATGAATTTCACATACATAACTAGTAGTCATTATTAAAGCACAATTGTCTAATTGGATTTGCTTTGTAATCAACACATGCAGGCCCTATGGACGAAAATGACTGGTATGATATGAATTTCCCTGAAACAGAGGCTCTGTTTTTATTCTTTTCTTCAACAGAATACTTTCTTCCCCAATTTCTGAAATCGATGAAGAAACTGAAGTTTCTGATGATATACAATTGCGGTTCAAACAAGGCAATAGTGAAAGGTCTAGATGTCTTATCATCACTCACTCAACTCAAGAGTGTCCGCTTGGAGAGGTTGATTTTACCCTTTGTTGAAAAACAGGGCATTGAAGAGCTGCAGAACATAGAGAAGCTATCTTTGAGCTTATGTGAAGGATTTGAAAATATATCCACATTCACCAAGGTACAAGATTTTAACCTGGACCACAGCAATGATTCGGACTTACCTTTTGGTATCTGCAATATGCCCTCTACTCTGTCATGCTCTATTACCAACTGCCATCAGCTTCAAATTTTACCATATGACTTTGGAAATATGATCAATCTGAAAATGTTGAGGTTATCGGCATTACCACGCCTGGAACAGCTTCCTGTGTCAATTGGGAAACTTGTACGGTTGGAATATTTAGACATTTCACTATGCGAGGGCTTGAAAGAACTTCCAAAGGAAATAGGCCAGCTCAAGAAATTGAGGGAGCTTGATATGAGAGAATGTACTCGTTTGATGGCGCTACCTTCAACTGTTTGTGAACTAAGTTCCCTGAAGCTTGTTACCTGTGATGAGACGATAGGGAAGCAATGGTTGCGAGCCAAGAACATTTCTATTCTTGGGCTTAGAGTTGAATTTGTGGAAGCACGCTTTAGTTTGGATTGGCTTGATGATTGACTTCTTTTATTATATCTTATCTTGAAGAAAACGTTCCAAGGATCTTGACATCCTTTGTAAAGTTTTCATTATTTGTTTCCATGTTCATTGGCACAAATCAATACAAGGTCCTCTAGATTTTCAGCCAATGATCAAGTTTTATGGCGGTTCAGTACAGTATACGTTCTTCAATGCATTGTACATGCATAACAAACGTATTCTAATAAGTTTGTAATGGATTCGCATATCAATTAAATTTATCTGCGTATCTTCTCTGAAAGTATATTAAATTAATCCAATGCTTATAAGTTTTCAATTTTCTACTATGCCGTATGTACAAATCTGCCAAAACTTACAATTAGAAATTAGGTTTTTGAATTTGCCTAATAGGATAAATATGGTGGATATAGTCCACCGGAATTTAGTATCCTCGCGCTAGAACTATCACGTCGTATTTATTTCATGCGGAATTTTCATGCCGATTTGTGGTAATTTCTAAACATAATTGTGTCCCTGCAAACCTACTTCCTTAACCGATATGCTCCACAACCTGCGATCTCATCGCTGGAGGAGTTTTAGTATTATCAACAAGGgcagttcccacaacaacaatgaAATCGAATTGAGTTTTTACAGAGCGACAGTGGAGTTGCTTACCCTGTACCAAGGTTTGCATATACTCCTACAACTGTGGCCATGGCGGTATAGTCCCAATCAAAGCCTTCCTTTTTCATGCACCCAAAGAGTTCATTTTCCATGTACCCAAAGAGTTCTAGAGCCTCTTCATACAACCCGCCTCAGGTATATCCTCTAATCATAGAATTCCATGAAACTAAATTTCGGTTAGCCATTCTGTCAATGATTGCATTCCCCACAAAATAATTGGATTGGCATCCAATTCTTACAATGTAAGCAAAAAACTGATTTCCTACCTCTAGAGCTTCTACACATGAGCAAGCCTTTAAAATGCTTGAAAAAACAAATTCATTTGAGCTTATGCCAGACCGTTGCATGGCGGAAAATATCTTCAAGGCCTCTTTAAAATGCCTCGTCTGAACATACGATGCAGTCATTGAAGCCCGTGAGAAAGCGTTTCTTTAAGACATTTTGTCGAACACTTGACATACACCTGTCGAACTTCCACATTTGGCGTAAACATTAATAAGGCTTTAAAATGCTTGAAAAAACAAATTCATTTGAGCTTATGCCAGACCGTTGCATGGCGGAAAATATCTTCAAGGCCTCTTTAAAATGCCTCGTCTGAACATATGATGCAGTCATTGAAGCCCGTGAGAAAGCATTTCTTTAAGACATTTTGTCGAACACTTGACATACACCTGTCGAACTTCCACATTGGCGTAAAAATTAATAACGTTATTTTGAGCAAATACTTCCTGGTTATGTCCTGTTTTGATCATATCGGAATGGACAATTTTCTATCTTCTTGCAATACATTATAATATGCGTAGAATCTGCCAGCATGCTTCCTTGGTTTATAAAAGAGAGCGGTTCATTCTGTTTTTCGTGTTTACAAGAGCTTCTAACATCTACAATAAATTAATGTTGTTTATTAATCATATATTAAATGCCtttttaattaatgtatatttttaatatatattaatttcgGCTGAATTATGCATTTATTAATttagggtatatatatatatatactatttaaTATCCCTAGTTGGTATATTGTAATCATATATGCTTGGGAACTTAGTTCTTTGGGAAATGATTATCTAGTTTAAGTTTCCTTAAATGTATAGTTAGGTTATTAGGAAAATATATCTTGACTTCAAACCAAAAATAAGTATAGATAAACTGTgtcaagataaaataaaaatgatgttttattttgaaaatgaacatcatatttttatgtgtttaatgaataattgattttatatcaCTGGGCGATTTGCTTATATTATATTAATGTAATTATGGTTTGAAAACGCATGACGATGTATCTATGTTATTGTATGATGCAATCAAACTTTAG
This window harbors:
- the LOC131079824 gene encoding probable disease resistance protein At4g33300, translated to MVSMIANCMHGESHKAWMRATNKICKRKGLYRLPQISTDSLTDVLCQHLQYALHFGSIDSLDDVLKECFLDLGLFPADKKICADALLDIWVYVRKLPRHNASAILPELARRNLLDLTSNARESTTNQYGNASEVYFSQHDGTRDLALYFGHHDNILHRKRLVIERKDFCSLEKWELLRDTAFETQILSILTGPMDENDWYDMNFPETEALFLFFSSTEYFLPQFLKSMKKLKFLMIYNCGSNKAIVKGLDVLSSLTQLKSVRLERLILPFVEKQGIEELQNIEKLSLSLCEGFENISTFTKVQDFNLDHSNDSDLPFGICNMPSTLSCSITNCHQLQILPYDFGNMINLKMLRLSALPRLEQLPVSIGKLVRLEYLDISLCEGLKELPKEIGQLKKLRELDMRECTRLMALPSTVCELSSLKLVTCDETIGKQWLRAKNISILGLRVEFVEARFSLDWLDD
- the LOC131079823 gene encoding probable disease resistance protein At4g33300: MVSATASCMQVESHKTWKRATNKISKRKYTSHYQRKGLYTLPQINFNSLDDVHKECLLDLALFPVDRKICADALLDIWVYVEKLQRRDAFAILSELADRNLLNLTGNPRGSTTIPYGNASELHISQRDVIRDLIFYLGHEDNILHRKRLFIERKNGSLLGKHELFRGRAFDAQILCILTGPMEENDWYDMNFPETESLLLLFTSTEYCLPPFLKTMKKLKFLMISNCGIDKATVEGLDVLSSLNQLKSVRMERLISPLGGKQGIEALQNIEKLSLSLCEGFENIPAFTSLQDLNLDHNNTLEELPLGICNIPSILSFSITNFHQLQNIPHDFGKMRNLRMLRLSALPCLEQLPASIGKLEQLEYLNISLCEILTELPNEIGQLKKLRELNMRECSSLTTLPSTVCELCSLKLVTCDETIGKQWLRAKNTSIPDLSVQIVEAYFSLDWLDI